One Bacillota bacterium DNA window includes the following coding sequences:
- a CDS encoding ABC transporter substrate-binding protein — protein sequence MRQILRLVTLTLCASLLATIMTGQAAFAGRASVEIAFWHDWTGEGGDGVVAVVDAFNKSQSSIVVKPTVTPDLGTKLLASVAGKVPPDVVLFDRYMTGQYASRDALTPLDSYIARDKVDPSAFFEACWNETVYRGKTYSIPFETNSRVLMYNKRLFKEAGLDPSKPPKTWDDLVRYSKALTKRDEKGRLVQVGFVPIWNGVSLIHYLWQAGGEVFNSDATEVAFNGPEGTKALEWVVSLVDYYGYDNLVSLAAGFGSHLSDPFYTGKVAMKSEGCWMLSDMRKYAPKLVADDLGIAPLPQDKVRATIAGGFSLVIPKGARNADAAWEFIKFAVSKDAQVLFARKVGTIPALKAAALDPQVAGEPLLKPFIDAMEHARYRPVHPAFPEVESYIYQAVDKAVHGEMSPKAALEWAASRAQKVLDRYNKHLGR from the coding sequence GTGAGACAGATCCTTCGGCTCGTGACTTTGACCTTGTGCGCGAGTTTGCTTGCAACGATCATGACGGGTCAAGCGGCTTTCGCGGGACGCGCTTCCGTCGAGATCGCGTTTTGGCACGATTGGACCGGGGAAGGTGGAGACGGTGTAGTCGCTGTGGTGGACGCGTTCAACAAGTCCCAGTCGAGCATAGTCGTCAAGCCCACCGTCACACCCGATCTGGGGACCAAGCTGCTGGCGTCGGTGGCCGGGAAAGTTCCGCCTGACGTGGTCCTCTTCGATAGATACATGACCGGACAGTACGCGTCTCGTGATGCCTTGACTCCCCTCGACTCGTACATCGCAAGGGACAAGGTGGATCCGAGTGCATTCTTCGAGGCTTGCTGGAACGAGACTGTATACCGGGGCAAGACATACAGCATTCCTTTCGAAACGAACTCTCGCGTCCTCATGTACAACAAGAGGCTGTTCAAAGAGGCAGGGCTCGATCCCTCGAAACCCCCGAAGACCTGGGACGATCTCGTGCGCTACTCAAAAGCGCTCACTAAACGGGATGAGAAAGGCAGGCTCGTGCAAGTAGGCTTCGTGCCGATATGGAACGGCGTATCGCTGATCCACTACCTGTGGCAGGCAGGAGGGGAAGTGTTCAACTCCGATGCCACCGAGGTTGCGTTCAACGGGCCCGAGGGCACAAAGGCGTTGGAATGGGTCGTGTCCCTGGTCGACTACTACGGGTACGACAACCTTGTGAGCTTGGCGGCGGGTTTCGGCAGCCACTTGTCGGATCCATTCTACACAGGCAAAGTGGCTATGAAATCCGAAGGGTGCTGGATGCTGAGCGACATGCGGAAGTACGCGCCGAAGCTGGTCGCGGATGACCTGGGAATCGCTCCGCTTCCTCAAGACAAGGTTCGGGCGACCATAGCAGGGGGATTCTCCCTTGTCATCCCGAAGGGAGCCCGAAACGCCGACGCCGCATGGGAATTCATCAAGTTCGCGGTGAGCAAGGACGCGCAGGTTCTATTCGCGCGCAAGGTGGGCACGATCCCCGCTCTGAAGGCAGCCGCCCTTGATCCGCAAGTCGCGGGCGAGCCTCTCCTCAAGCCGTTCATCGATGCGATGGAGCACGCACGGTACAGGCCGGTGCACCCCGCGTTTCCCGAAGTCGAATCTTACATCTACCAAGCGGTCGACAAGGCCGTTCACGGGGAGATGTCACCGAAAGCTGCTCTGGAATGGGCTGCAAGCAGGGCACAGAAGGTGCTTGACAGGTACAACAAGCACCTTGGACGGTAG
- a CDS encoding sugar ABC transporter permease, with protein sequence MAKEISYSASRNPGPRHRRMSRNAVRETRDFYLCILPWLVGFSVLTLGPMVVSLYYSLCEYNILQPPTWVGLANYVAIFTDDPLFWTALYNTAYYTLFAVPLGVAGSLALALLLNQRVRGVRVFRTIFYMPSIMPAVASSILWIWLFNPQHGLVNRLLSVVGVKGPLWLADPVWSKPALILMGLWGIGGGMVIFLAGLQGVPRHLYEAAVVDGATPWQQFIHVTLPMLSPTLFFSIVMGIIGSFQVFTQSYVMTQGGPLNSTLFYVLYLYRTAFEFFQMGYASALAWILFVILVSFTFLQLRLSRRWVYYEGDFRR encoded by the coding sequence ATGGCCAAGGAAATCAGCTACAGTGCTTCGAGGAATCCCGGCCCGAGACACAGACGCATGAGCCGTAACGCCGTAAGGGAGACGCGCGACTTCTATCTGTGTATACTCCCCTGGCTCGTGGGCTTCTCGGTGCTCACTCTTGGTCCTATGGTGGTATCTTTGTACTATAGCCTTTGCGAGTACAACATACTCCAGCCCCCCACCTGGGTAGGCCTTGCCAATTACGTAGCCATCTTCACGGATGATCCTCTCTTCTGGACAGCCCTCTACAACACGGCTTACTACACTTTGTTTGCGGTGCCCCTCGGAGTGGCCGGCAGCCTCGCGCTGGCTCTTCTGCTGAACCAGAGGGTTCGCGGAGTGCGGGTGTTCCGGACCATCTTCTACATGCCGTCCATAATGCCGGCTGTCGCCTCGTCGATCCTCTGGATATGGCTCTTCAATCCCCAACACGGGCTCGTAAACCGACTTCTGTCTGTAGTTGGTGTGAAAGGGCCGTTGTGGCTGGCCGATCCGGTCTGGTCAAAACCAGCATTGATCCTGATGGGGTTGTGGGGAATAGGGGGTGGCATGGTCATCTTCCTCGCCGGCCTGCAAGGCGTCCCCAGACATCTGTACGAAGCAGCGGTTGTCGACGGGGCCACGCCTTGGCAACAGTTCATTCACGTAACACTTCCCATGCTATCCCCGACTTTGTTCTTCTCCATTGTCATGGGGATCATAGGGTCATTTCAAGTCTTCACGCAGTCATACGTGATGACGCAGGGCGGCCCGTTGAATTCGACCCTCTTCTATGTGCTCTATCTCTACAGGACCGCGTTCGAGTTCTTCCAAATGGGGTACGCCTCGGCCCTTGCATGGATACTCTTCGTGATCCTCGTCAGTTTCACGTTTCTCCAGCTCAGACTATCCCGCCGGTGGGTGTACTACGAGGGGGATTTCAGGAGGTAG
- a CDS encoding carbohydrate ABC transporter permease: MAKRGAIFRRTLVYLALLAGSVAVLTPFLWMVSTSLKGYDQVVASEFSWIPKPVVWGNYARALEFIPFWRYLGNTALVTSACVVGALSASAIVAYGFAKLRAPGRDALFGVLLASMMLPGQVTMIPVFVLFQRLGWYNNLRALIIPAFLGGGAFNIFLLRQFYMTIPNELCDAAKIDGCSNFGILMRIIVPLSKPALTAVGVFIFVANWTDFFSPLIYLSDQEKYTLALGLRLFQSLHSTEFSLLMAASIVFSLPILVVFFLAQRYFIEGVTLTGMKG, translated from the coding sequence ATGGCCAAACGTGGTGCCATCTTTCGTAGGACTCTCGTCTATCTCGCCTTGTTAGCAGGATCGGTCGCTGTCCTGACGCCGTTTCTCTGGATGGTGTCCACGTCTCTCAAAGGATACGACCAGGTCGTGGCCTCCGAGTTCTCGTGGATTCCAAAGCCGGTCGTATGGGGCAATTACGCAAGGGCGCTCGAGTTCATTCCGTTTTGGCGCTATCTCGGCAATACCGCTCTGGTGACGTCGGCATGCGTCGTGGGCGCCCTGTCAGCCAGCGCGATAGTGGCGTATGGGTTCGCCAAGCTTCGGGCGCCCGGGCGAGACGCCCTCTTCGGAGTGCTCCTTGCCTCGATGATGCTCCCCGGGCAGGTGACGATGATCCCCGTTTTCGTGTTGTTTCAGAGGCTGGGATGGTACAACAACCTACGGGCGCTCATCATCCCCGCGTTTCTCGGAGGTGGGGCGTTCAACATATTCCTGCTGAGGCAGTTCTACATGACCATCCCGAACGAGCTTTGCGACGCGGCAAAGATAGATGGGTGCAGCAACTTCGGAATCCTCATGCGGATCATAGTGCCTCTGAGCAAACCCGCTCTCACGGCTGTCGGCGTATTCATCTTCGTTGCGAACTGGACCGACTTCTTCTCGCCCCTAATATACCTGAGCGACCAGGAGAAGTACACACTGGCGCTGGGTCTTCGTCTCTTCCAAAGCCTCCACAGTACCGAATTCAGCCTTCTCATGGCCGCGTCGATCGTTTTCTCCCTGCCGATTCTCGTGGTATTCTTCCTGGCTCAGCGGTATTTCATAGAGGGCGTAACCTTGACCGGCATGAAAGGATAG
- a CDS encoding glycoside hydrolase family 66 protein codes for MTGHFRAVIVLVLFTLAASSPVFGDEGSKTGSAALSIDSCPTKCFFKPGEPASIEVTISNPRPVSVSGRLTVSFKRLAHEAHVVRDVVQVRAGSTFVRAFSWFPPDEKVGYGVDVEFEAGDEFLSASTAFNVADSWRETPRYGFMCDFPRGTGDLSDARERAKVMNRYHINAVQFYDWMYRHDTLLPEHEEFVDSMGRPLSIKAVADRICAVQERGMAAMAYATVYAASKQFFEAHREWALWQGIDVPYTLGGGYLYLMNPARTSPWHARMMDEYQRVVSTMDFDGIHIDQYGYPKRAFTTPECESGSVLRVDDAFAEFTDDAKRAVTAVRPGAFVAFNCVNNWPIETIATSDADIVYIEVWPPHDTYSDIVELISEGRRLSGGKEVVLAAYLSPALEASARYLDAVIFSAGGSHIELGEGANMLADPYFPRYERVPERLASSLRGYYDFCARYADLLFGGTSGPSFFPSDDFSLVALDYPSTSSDYAAEEIWVIPRRKDGLVVANLVNLLRVADATWRIEQAPPPVLRNVRFRVCLDRPCDQILFASPEYRGGRMERVELTRVADGPENTYEFTVPYLEYWSTVVIF; via the coding sequence ATGACAGGTCATTTTCGGGCGGTGATTGTCTTGGTGTTGTTTACGCTTGCTGCGTCGTCCCCCGTGTTCGGCGACGAAGGATCGAAGACCGGGAGCGCGGCACTTTCCATCGACTCATGCCCCACCAAGTGCTTCTTCAAGCCAGGTGAACCCGCTTCAATCGAGGTGACGATCTCAAACCCGCGTCCGGTCTCAGTGAGCGGGCGGCTGACTGTCTCTTTCAAGAGGCTGGCTCATGAAGCTCACGTCGTTCGCGATGTCGTCCAGGTGCGGGCAGGCTCGACTTTCGTGCGTGCGTTCTCGTGGTTTCCGCCGGATGAGAAAGTCGGGTACGGCGTCGACGTCGAGTTTGAAGCAGGCGACGAGTTCCTGAGTGCATCGACTGCCTTTAATGTGGCAGACTCGTGGCGAGAGACCCCCAGGTACGGATTCATGTGCGACTTTCCGCGCGGCACGGGCGACCTCTCTGACGCTCGCGAGCGAGCGAAAGTGATGAACCGTTATCACATAAACGCCGTTCAGTTCTATGACTGGATGTACCGCCATGACACACTCTTGCCGGAGCACGAAGAGTTCGTGGACAGCATGGGTCGACCCCTCTCGATCAAAGCGGTGGCCGACAGGATTTGCGCCGTTCAGGAGCGCGGAATGGCGGCCATGGCGTACGCCACGGTCTACGCTGCGTCGAAGCAGTTCTTTGAGGCGCACCGCGAGTGGGCTCTGTGGCAAGGAATAGACGTTCCCTACACTCTAGGCGGCGGGTACCTCTATCTCATGAATCCTGCACGAACCTCTCCGTGGCACGCAAGGATGATGGATGAGTACCAAAGGGTCGTGTCTACCATGGACTTCGATGGGATCCACATAGACCAGTACGGATATCCGAAGCGCGCCTTCACGACCCCCGAGTGTGAGAGCGGAAGCGTTCTCCGGGTCGACGACGCGTTCGCGGAATTCACCGACGACGCAAAGCGCGCGGTGACGGCGGTTCGCCCAGGGGCTTTCGTCGCGTTCAACTGCGTAAACAATTGGCCCATCGAGACGATCGCCACGTCAGACGCGGACATCGTCTACATTGAGGTATGGCCGCCCCACGACACGTACTCGGACATAGTGGAGCTCATTTCCGAAGGGAGGAGGCTGAGCGGCGGGAAGGAGGTAGTCCTTGCGGCGTATCTCTCACCCGCTCTCGAGGCCTCGGCAAGGTACCTCGACGCGGTCATCTTCTCCGCGGGAGGCTCGCACATCGAGCTGGGCGAGGGCGCGAACATGCTGGCGGACCCGTACTTTCCTCGTTACGAGCGGGTCCCTGAGCGTCTCGCCTCGAGCCTCCGAGGCTACTATGACTTCTGTGCCAGGTATGCTGATCTCCTGTTCGGAGGGACCTCGGGACCAAGTTTCTTCCCGAGCGACGACTTCAGCTTGGTCGCGCTGGATTATCCGTCTACGTCGAGCGACTATGCCGCGGAGGAGATCTGGGTCATTCCGAGGCGCAAGGACGGCCTGGTGGTCGCAAACCTCGTCAACCTTCTGCGAGTGGCGGACGCAACGTGGCGCATCGAGCAGGCTCCGCCGCCTGTACTGCGGAACGTGCGCTTTCGCGTGTGCCTCGACCGCCCTTGTGACCAGATCCTGTTCGCTTCGCCCGAATACCGCGGCGGAAGGATGGAGAGAGTGGAGCTTACAAGGGTTGCGGACGGGCCCGAGAATACGTACGAGTTCACGGTTCCGTACCTGGAGTACTGGAGCACAGTCGTGATCTTCTAG
- a CDS encoding site-specific DNA-methyltransferase — protein MRQRLEPGSVDVVVTSPPYNLGVRYGQYDDTIDRGDYLAWTAKWAEAVKEAMSDEASFFLNVGSKPTDPWVPFEVAGVMRGLFHLQNVIHWVKSIAISKVDVGDYGALASDAAVGHYKPINGRRYLNDCHEYIFHFTKTGRVPLDRLAIGVPYQDKSNVGRWKTARAGVRCRGNTWFIPYETINRREKDRPHPATFPPRLPEMCVRLHGMDKCGLVLDPFLGIGNTAIACVRLGVSFVGFEIDRDYFEEAVRRARAAAGEVHVKQDGTKDKG, from the coding sequence ATGAGGCAGCGGCTGGAACCTGGAAGCGTGGACGTGGTCGTCACGTCGCCCCCCTACAACCTGGGCGTGCGCTACGGCCAGTATGACGACACGATCGACCGAGGCGATTATCTCGCCTGGACTGCGAAGTGGGCGGAGGCCGTGAAGGAAGCGATGTCTGACGAAGCCTCGTTCTTCCTCAACGTGGGGTCCAAACCCACCGACCCGTGGGTTCCCTTCGAGGTGGCAGGGGTGATGCGAGGGCTTTTCCACCTTCAGAACGTGATCCACTGGGTCAAGTCCATCGCCATCTCCAAGGTCGACGTGGGTGACTACGGCGCCCTTGCGTCTGACGCTGCTGTCGGCCACTACAAGCCAATCAACGGCCGGCGGTACCTCAACGACTGTCACGAGTACATCTTTCATTTCACGAAGACGGGCAGGGTGCCACTGGACAGGCTGGCCATTGGCGTGCCGTACCAAGACAAGTCCAACGTGGGGCGCTGGAAAACGGCGCGGGCGGGCGTGCGGTGTCGAGGGAACACTTGGTTCATTCCTTACGAGACCATAAACAGGAGAGAGAAGGACAGGCCGCATCCTGCGACGTTTCCGCCTCGCCTCCCTGAAATGTGCGTGAGGCTGCACGGCATGGATAAGTGTGGGCTGGTGTTGGATCCATTCCTTGGCATAGGAAACACCGCCATAGCTTGCGTCAGGCTTGGCGTATCGTTTGTGGGGTTCGAGATAGACAGGGATTACTTTGAGGAGGCCGTGCGCAGGGCGAGGGCCGCGGCTGGCGAGGTACACGTCAAACAGGATGGGACAAAGGATAAAGGATAG